A section of the Desulfobacterales bacterium genome encodes:
- a CDS encoding Rieske 2Fe-2S domain-containing protein translates to MPVKSLKRNFFQRVCGIPATSKPQSPDCWQFSAGKLTIDLKKAPELHHPGGAIRLEGGNLPERILVVHGEDGVFRMFQNRCTHIGHRRLDPVPGTNTVQCCSVNKSTYDVKGTKIHGPTSRPILAYPVSREGDKLIGTIS, encoded by the coding sequence ATGCCTGTTAAATCCTTGAAAAGAAATTTTTTTCAACGTGTTTGCGGCATTCCGGCCACATCGAAACCGCAAAGTCCCGACTGCTGGCAATTTTCAGCTGGCAAATTGACCATTGACCTGAAAAAAGCTCCCGAATTGCATCACCCAGGCGGTGCCATTCGATTGGAGGGGGGAAACCTTCCGGAACGAATACTCGTTGTTCATGGTGAAGACGGTGTTTTCCGTATGTTCCAAAACCGTTGCACCCACATCGGGCATCGGCGTCTCGATCCGGTTCCCGGAACGAATACGGTTCAATGTTGCAGTGTCAATAAGTCAACCTATGACGTTAAAGGGACAAAGATCCACGGCCCCACATCGCGCCCGATTCTGGCATACCCCGTATCCAGAGAGGGTGACAAGTTGATCGGCACCATCAGTTAG
- a CDS encoding lactate utilization protein, protein MDQNQTIWNEKIAASIIKNLEKRHMEGSFATTATQAKAEVIGMIPPGATVYRGGSMSTVASGIWDAAAKLPGVTILDPYLPELTPEEGLELRRRGLTADLMIAGSNAITLDGQLVNLDGMGNRVAAMAFGPKKVILMVGMNKVTPDLKSAIARVKHYAAPVNNIRYGLHNPCVQTGLCSDCKSPQRICNMWSVIEGHMIKNRIHVKLIGENLGY, encoded by the coding sequence ATGGACCAGAACCAAACCATTTGGAATGAAAAGATCGCCGCATCGATTATCAAAAATTTAGAGAAACGCCACATGGAAGGCAGCTTCGCCACCACCGCGACTCAGGCGAAAGCGGAAGTCATCGGCATGATTCCACCGGGGGCAACCGTTTATCGCGGCGGATCCATGAGTACGGTCGCCTCCGGTATCTGGGACGCTGCGGCCAAATTGCCCGGCGTCACGATCCTCGATCCCTACCTGCCCGAGTTGACACCGGAAGAGGGGCTCGAGCTCCGACGACGGGGCTTGACCGCCGATCTTATGATCGCCGGCTCAAATGCCATTACCTTAGATGGGCAGTTGGTCAACCTTGACGGCATGGGAAACCGCGTGGCGGCCATGGCCTTCGGTCCTAAAAAGGTGATTTTGATGGTAGGGATGAACAAGGTCACCCCGGATCTGAAATCCGCCATCGCCAGGGTCAAACACTATGCCGCGCCGGTCAACAACATACGGTACGGTCTGCACAATCCCTGCGTGCAAACGGGATTGTGCAGCGACTGTAAATCTCCTCAGCGAATCTGCAATATGTGGAGCGTCATTGAAGGCCACATGATCAAAAATCGAATTCATGTCAAGCTGATCGGTGAGAACCTGGGGTACTAG
- a CDS encoding indolepyruvate oxidoreductase subunit beta → MENGIPLVADPYNLIITGVGGQGNVLASRIIADMLTRLGFTVTIGETFGASQRGGSVMSHLRVSARSCYSPQIPKGRAHMVVALEPTEAIRVLKDYGNPGVKVIANTRPIQSIGVICGEQSYPTEEEIRAWLCELSESVWFIDTTQAAIALGNPIFGNIMAVGALSATGALPLQKDQFEAVLREKMSSEKVAVNLTAFDMGREMLSRTQHPLH, encoded by the coding sequence ATGGAAAACGGCATTCCGCTCGTCGCGGACCCCTATAACCTCATCATTACCGGTGTCGGCGGCCAGGGAAATGTGCTGGCCTCCAGAATCATAGCGGACATGCTGACCCGATTGGGATTTACCGTAACCATCGGGGAAACCTTTGGTGCTTCCCAGCGCGGTGGCTCGGTCATGAGCCATTTAAGAGTGTCCGCCCGATCGTGCTACTCGCCTCAGATTCCAAAAGGCAGGGCGCACATGGTGGTCGCGCTGGAACCAACCGAGGCGATTCGCGTGCTCAAAGACTATGGAAATCCCGGTGTGAAAGTCATCGCCAACACCCGGCCCATTCAATCCATCGGTGTTATCTGCGGCGAGCAATCGTATCCGACTGAAGAAGAGATTCGCGCCTGGCTTTGCGAGCTTTCCGAAAGCGTCTGGTTTATCGATACGACTCAAGCGGCGATAGCGCTCGGCAATCCGATTTTCGGCAACATCATGGCCGTGGGCGCACTTTCTGCCACCGGCGCCCTGCCCCTGCAAAAAGACCAGTTCGAGGCGGTGCTTCGTGAAAAAATGTCTTCGGAAAAAGTGGCGGTAAACCTCACCGCTTTTGATATGGGCCGGGAAATGCTTTCACGCACCCAACACCCTTTGCATTGA
- a CDS encoding Coenzyme F420 hydrogenase/dehydrogenase, beta subunit C-terminal domain, whose protein sequence is MQETIQERSQTKIKETVLQNSLCTGCGACVHLCPYFAHYRDHTVILNECDGTQGRCYTYCPRTPTDLAALQQNGFDPVDLTPELGAIKALYLTRATNETVRSAAQHGGTVTTLMHLALAEGLIDTAVLANQSENLLAESCAIGCSDDLTSQSKSKFIVAPTVATFNQTAQGSARAIGVVATPCQALALAKMRAYSVPQDKEKMAKLKLVIGLFCGWALSWERFKSILDQQFQSRKILKIDIPPSKHQCMEVTTDSGTVEIPLAMIETCVRDNCRYCFDMTCEFADLSVGSARSADGWAVDKGWNQVIVRTETGRQLMESARAKGLLEFKAVPTENLEKLKQASLNKKRNCLTHLIEKSGNRQQLTYLNATDPVVRFVLETMGSTR, encoded by the coding sequence ATGCAAGAAACTATTCAGGAACGCTCCCAAACGAAAATTAAAGAAACCGTATTGCAAAACAGCCTTTGCACCGGGTGCGGCGCCTGTGTTCATCTGTGTCCGTATTTTGCGCATTATCGGGATCATACGGTTATCCTGAATGAATGCGACGGTACGCAAGGGCGTTGCTACACTTATTGTCCGAGAACACCGACAGACCTTGCCGCCCTGCAACAAAACGGCTTTGACCCGGTGGACCTGACGCCGGAACTTGGCGCGATAAAAGCCCTTTATCTAACCCGCGCCACGAATGAAACCGTGCGATCAGCTGCGCAGCACGGCGGCACCGTAACGACCCTGATGCACCTGGCGTTGGCCGAGGGGCTGATCGATACGGCCGTATTGGCGAATCAATCGGAAAATCTGCTGGCGGAAAGTTGCGCAATCGGTTGCAGCGACGATCTGACGTCTCAAAGTAAAAGCAAATTCATCGTCGCGCCCACGGTGGCAACATTCAATCAGACGGCACAGGGGTCGGCCCGGGCCATCGGCGTGGTCGCCACGCCCTGCCAAGCACTCGCCCTGGCTAAAATGCGCGCGTATTCGGTACCCCAAGACAAGGAGAAGATGGCCAAACTCAAATTGGTAATCGGTCTGTTCTGCGGGTGGGCGCTTTCCTGGGAAAGGTTCAAATCCATCCTGGATCAGCAATTTCAAAGCCGGAAAATTCTTAAAATCGATATCCCGCCCAGCAAACATCAGTGCATGGAAGTGACCACGGATTCGGGCACCGTTGAAATACCGCTGGCAATGATTGAGACATGCGTTCGAGACAATTGCCGCTACTGCTTTGACATGACCTGTGAATTTGCCGATCTATCCGTGGGCTCGGCCAGAAGCGCAGATGGCTGGGCCGTTGATAAAGGATGGAACCAGGTTATCGTTCGCACGGAAACCGGCCGGCAACTGATGGAATCGGCCCGCGCCAAAGGCCTTCTGGAATTTAAAGCCGTACCAACGGAAAACCTTGAGAAATTAAAGCAGGCGTCGCTGAACAAAAAAAGAAACTGTTTAACACACCTTATTGAAAAAAGCGGGAATAGGCAGCAGCTGACTTACTTGAATGCAACGGACCCGGTGGTTCGATTCGTTCTTGAAACCATGGGCTCGACCCGATAG
- a CDS encoding thiamine pyrophosphate-dependent enzyme → MSILSEGQSGNRVLLMGNDAIARGALEAGVNVISGYPGTPSSEIIQNLLQVAKERNLYVEWSANEKVALEVSAAASFAGLRAMCVMKQVGVNVASDFLLHLSLYGTRGALVLVSCEDPGALSSTNEGESRPYAQMMEFPLLEPGDFQEALEMTQWAFDLSEEIRNVVMIRSVTRMSHASGNVVLGALPTLTPRAVFNHEGPLLGQMEGPVATIPGIVDFMHRRQQDKLKKVTALFDASPFNTYSGPEAPDLLIITSSVCHLYSKEAIELLHASHRVGLLKLGTTWPLPPKTLEAALRRSDKVLIVEETLPLMEDNIKAFAVERIGTIGPKTFFGKKEGALPPINELNPDCVVTAIAGIFGLPYEGMPATYADRAAAIAAKGAPVRDLTFCPGCPHRASFWSIHAAIAMDNRRGFVCGDIGCYTLAAGATGFKTLKTVHAMGSGAGIASGFGKLAAFGFNQPVLAVCGDSTFFHAAIPALVNAVHNRSNLILVVLDNSGTAMTGFQPHPGLPTDAMGGNALALSIPDICKAIGAKVSICDPFDLPNTQKTLLALLEEKDGVNVLILRQPCALSPQKKNKKRFHMHVDNTKCIGDACGCNRLCTRVFKCPGLTWNSELKSSEIDEVLCAGCGVCASICPSGAIEVKEVE, encoded by the coding sequence ATGTCGATTTTAAGTGAGGGCCAAAGCGGGAATCGGGTCCTTCTCATGGGCAACGACGCCATCGCCAGAGGGGCGCTGGAAGCGGGTGTCAACGTGATTTCAGGCTATCCTGGCACCCCCTCATCGGAAATTATTCAGAATTTGTTACAGGTGGCAAAAGAAAGAAACCTCTATGTCGAATGGTCGGCAAATGAAAAGGTGGCGCTGGAGGTATCGGCCGCCGCTTCGTTTGCGGGGCTGCGCGCCATGTGCGTCATGAAGCAGGTGGGCGTGAATGTCGCCTCCGATTTTTTGCTGCACCTTTCTCTTTACGGCACCCGGGGCGCCCTGGTGCTGGTCTCCTGCGAAGATCCCGGTGCGCTTTCCAGCACCAATGAGGGAGAATCCCGGCCCTATGCCCAAATGATGGAATTTCCGCTACTGGAGCCTGGCGATTTTCAGGAAGCGCTGGAAATGACCCAATGGGCCTTTGACCTGTCCGAGGAAATCCGCAATGTGGTCATGATTCGAAGCGTTACGCGAATGAGCCACGCCAGCGGAAATGTCGTCCTCGGCGCGCTTCCAACCCTAACCCCCCGCGCCGTTTTCAACCATGAGGGGCCGCTTCTGGGACAAATGGAAGGCCCCGTGGCCACCATTCCGGGTATTGTCGATTTCATGCACCGCCGTCAGCAGGACAAACTCAAAAAAGTGACCGCCCTTTTTGATGCATCCCCTTTCAACACGTATTCCGGGCCCGAAGCACCTGACTTGCTGATCATCACCAGTTCCGTCTGCCACCTGTACAGCAAAGAAGCCATCGAGTTATTACACGCATCCCATCGCGTGGGGCTGTTAAAGCTGGGAACCACCTGGCCCTTGCCCCCCAAAACCCTGGAAGCAGCCCTTCGGCGCAGCGATAAGGTGTTAATTGTCGAAGAGACCCTTCCCCTTATGGAAGATAATATCAAAGCATTCGCCGTCGAAAGGATCGGAACCATCGGTCCCAAAACATTTTTCGGCAAAAAAGAGGGCGCCCTTCCCCCCATCAATGAACTGAACCCCGACTGTGTGGTAACTGCCATTGCCGGCATCTTCGGCCTACCCTATGAGGGCATGCCCGCCACGTATGCGGATCGCGCCGCCGCCATCGCTGCCAAGGGGGCGCCAGTCCGGGATTTGACCTTTTGTCCGGGATGCCCCCATCGGGCATCATTCTGGTCGATTCATGCCGCTATCGCCATGGACAATCGACGGGGATTTGTCTGCGGCGATATCGGCTGTTACACGCTGGCCGCCGGGGCCACCGGGTTTAAAACGCTTAAAACCGTTCATGCCATGGGCTCCGGCGCGGGTATCGCCAGCGGTTTCGGAAAATTGGCCGCCTTTGGATTTAACCAACCTGTACTGGCCGTATGCGGGGACTCCACCTTTTTTCACGCCGCCATACCGGCCTTGGTCAACGCGGTGCATAACCGTTCCAACCTTATTTTAGTTGTTCTCGATAACAGCGGCACCGCCATGACGGGGTTTCAACCCCATCCGGGGCTGCCGACGGATGCGATGGGAGGAAACGCGCTGGCCCTGAGCATTCCGGATATCTGTAAAGCCATCGGCGCCAAAGTGAGCATCTGCGATCCCTTCGATTTGCCGAACACGCAAAAAACCCTGTTGGCCCTGCTGGAAGAAAAAGACGGCGTGAATGTTCTGATTCTGCGCCAACCCTGCGCGTTAAGTCCTCAAAAAAAGAACAAGAAGCGCTTTCATATGCATGTCGATAATACCAAATGCATAGGGGATGCCTGTGGATGCAACCGGCTGTGCACGCGGGTCTTCAAATGTCCCGGACTCACCTGGAACAGCGAACTGAAAAGCAGTGAGATTGACGAGGTCCTCTGTGCCGGTTGCGGCGTTTGCGCTTCCATTTGCCCCTCCGGTGCCATTGAAGTTAAGGAGGTGGAATAG
- a CDS encoding pyridoxamine 5'-phosphate oxidase family protein: MDRREVMALFNKKPRIGTLSTSNKNGDVNVAVFGSPQMTDENTVVMGIGDNRSLQYLNENPKAVFIVMEPGASLAEWKGARVYLKVDVIAREGELFEQIKGRIAETISAGAAKMIRAVVQFRITDVRGIVAPV, encoded by the coding sequence ATGGATCGTAGGGAAGTGATGGCGCTTTTCAACAAGAAACCCAGAATCGGCACGCTCAGTACTTCCAACAAGAATGGAGACGTCAATGTCGCCGTTTTCGGCTCACCCCAAATGACCGATGAAAACACGGTGGTGATGGGAATCGGTGATAACCGATCGCTTCAATATCTCAATGAAAATCCAAAGGCGGTCTTCATCGTCATGGAGCCGGGCGCGAGCCTTGCAGAATGGAAAGGCGCCCGCGTCTATTTAAAGGTCGATGTCATCGCGCGCGAGGGTGAACTCTTTGAGCAGATAAAGGGAAGAATCGCCGAGACCATCAGCGCCGGCGCAGCCAAGATGATTCGTGCCGTCGTGCAGTTTAGAATTACGGACGTGCGCGGCATTGTCGCACCGGTTTGA